Sequence from the Maribacter algicola genome:
ATCTTTAGGCTGCTCTTTTAAGCCTACCAGAATTACCTCTATATTCTCTTTTTCAAGGTCGAATATCACATCCTCCAAAGCATACAGGCCCGTTTGGTCCATATAGGGCACCCTATCCATTCGGATGATGACAGCTTTTACATCTTTTGAAAGTGTTTTGATCTGATCTTTAAAATAGGAGGTAAAACCAAAGAACAAGGGGCCATATAAATGTTTTATGATAACCTTGTCCTTGTACTTGTCATAGAATTCAATCTCGTCCTGCCAGGGTTTCTCACCATCCATTTCTGAAATATCTCCCACTTCCAATCCTTTTTCGCCTATGTCCCCTGATTTTTTCATGAATAACAAACATGCCAGGGCAATTCCAATGCCCACGGCATGGATCAAACTTCCAAAGGTGGTTACTGACAGTACCAATATAAGCACGACAGCATCGGCCTTTGGAACTTTTCGCAAATGTTTAAGTCCCTTAAAATCGATGATCTTGAATCCGATGGGAATCAACAATCCGGCTAAGACAGCCAATGGAATATGAGCCGCAAGTTGTCCAAGGCCCAACAAAACCGCTAAAAGGAAAAGACCATGGAATATTCCCGATAAACGTGTTTTGCCTCCGGCATTGATGTTTACAACCGTCCCTTTGGTGGCACCCGCACCGGGAATCCCGCCAATGGCCGCTGCCAACATATTCCCTATGCCCTGTCCAATAAGTTCCCTATTGCTATTGTGCTTGGTCTTGGTCATATTGTCTGCAATGACGGAAGTCAAGAGGGAATCGATACTACCCAGTACGGCCAAGACCAAAGCATATTCAATGATTTTGGGATAAGCACTTGGATCTACGCTTAGGACACCCCCAAGCTGGAAAGCCGGTAACCCGGATGGAATTTCC
This genomic interval carries:
- a CDS encoding SulP family inorganic anion transporter is translated as MINTLFNTKHLKGDFTGGLVAGVVALPLALAFGVQSGLGATAGLYGAIAVGIFAAMFGGTETQASGPTGPMTVVSAALVAAAIQMNAGMDDAMNVILLTFLLGGAFQVVFGFLNIAGYVKYFPYPVISGFMSGVGLIIVLLQIFPFLGMDSAKSTVSVLKDLPRIASETNLYALLLGAITIAVYFIFPKITKAIPSALVALIVATLIAYFAKWDVPLIGEIPSGLPAFQLGGVLSVDPSAYPKIIEYALVLAVLGSIDSLLTSVIADNMTKTKHNSNRELIGQGIGNMLAAAIGGIPGAGATKGTVVNINAGGKTRLSGIFHGLFLLAVLLGLGQLAAHIPLAVLAGLLIPIGFKIIDFKGLKHLRKVPKADAVVLILVLSVTTFGSLIHAVGIGIALACLLFMKKSGDIGEKGLEVGDISEMDGEKPWQDEIEFYDKYKDKVIIKHLYGPLFFGFTSYFKDQIKTLSKDVKAVIIRMDRVPYMDQTGLYALEDVIFDLEKENIEVILVGLKEQPKDMLEAVDIIPDLISPEEVFDRIGDSYAYLRNKLKAGERPS